The Fibrobacter sp. UWR4 genomic interval CGGGCTTGGTCTTGCCTTCTGCTTCCAGACGGCCAACTGCATAAGCAGCGACCTTGAGAGCGGTACTGCTAAGAATGTCTTCACCACCGAGAAGGTCCATCTGAGACTGGGAAGCCTTAATTTGTTCTTCAAGTTCGCCGGAGGCTCTAAAAGCCTTGATGATGGCGTCGGAAATCTTCTCAATGTTGAACGGCATCTCACGGCCGTCACGCTTCTTCACGGTAAAGATCATCACACAATCCTTATGACAAAGCGGCCCTCACGTCTGCTCCTGCCGTTTTTTGTCAAAAAAGTTCTTTTCCTTCTAATTTCACTATATCTTGTGTTAAAATCCTAACCGCCACCACAAGATGTGGTGTACAAGATAATAAAAGAAATGACGTTTTGTAGAGATTTCGACAAAAAAATCTTATTTTTTTTCAGCCAAATGACATATTTTTGTAAGTTTTGTAAAACAAATTTGACTTTCAACAAAAAACAAACAACTACTCAAAAAAGCACCCACTTTTTTAAACCTTTGATTCATAAAGAGTTAGAGAATCTGCATGAAAATATGGATATTTTTTGAGCCGATGCCTTGACAAATCCGCTTGTATTTATATGAGGCCCAGCCCGACAGTTTCGTCACTAGATATTGTGGTAGGGATCGCAAACCATATCTAGTAGGGATGTCTTTTTTCGAGGGAATGGATGTAGAGAGATTTCAGGAGGCGTCTGGTTTATTTCGGGACGAATCTGGTTTGCGTCGGGTTTGTCTCAGGAACATCTCGGGTTTGCGTGGGGACGCATCGGGATGAGGAAAAGGGAATGTTCGTTCGCAGTCCCCCTGCTTCGCAGGGCTGCTCGCTCACCCTAAAGGGCTTATCGCTTCGCTCAAAGCTCAAAAATCGGCTTCACGCGCTTCGCGCACAACCCGATTTTTGCCGCACCCTCTTCGAGGGCGCTTGATTTCCCTTTTCCAAGTCGATAAAACAAAAAGAACCACTCGTTGAGTGGTTCTTTTGTTTTAGAGCGGGAAAAGGGACTCGGACCCTCGACCCCGACCTTGGCAAGGTCGTGCTCTACCAACTGAGCTATTCCCGCGGGGTGACCCATATATAGCTAAATATTTTCAGCTTGTAAAGGGATATGGGCCATTTTTTTGAACTTTTTTTGTTTTTCTTCAGGTTTTAGTACTTCAGTTCTGTTACGACGCTAATGAAAGATGAAATTTCCACGGAATCGGCGATGTTCATGCCCATGGAGCCATCCCCTCCGCCAAGGAGACTCGCCAGTCCATCATTGAACCCACCAGATCTGCCCATCTTAGCCTTATACAACCTTGGTTGAGCATCCATCACCACCTCATTTACGGCCATGTAGTCTTGAAGCCCGCTGGCGGCGTTATCGCCAACATTCACCACATCGCCTATCTTGCCACCGAAGCCTTCCGCCAAAGCCTTTGCTCGAGCAAGAGCCTTTTGCCCCGCAAGGTTCGTTACCTGGATTCGCAGGGAATCCTCATTACTCAGGGCCGGCTCCGCACGGCGCGGCAGAACATGTTCAATGCCCGCCAAAGCCGAGAAGAATGTTACAGCAGCATCCTTGGAACGGAAATTCACCGTTACATTCTGGCGAGCAGCAATGGGGTTCTTTCCGCCATCCTCTCTCAGTTCCCACTTAGTCTTCTTACTGATGACCAAAGATTCCGTATTCACATCAGACACAGCAATACCAAGATTCTTAGCCAAGTCCTCAATCTGACCACGTTTTTCAGCCACCTGCTTGTAAAGCAGTTCCTTATTGGAGCCATCAATTACAATACAAGCGGAAACAATGAACTTATCAGCAAGGAACTTCTTATTTTCGTACTGATTCACCGTGATGTAGGAATTCTTGGATTCATTCTTTCCTACAAGACGCATGGAGGCCTGTACATTCGCAAAGACGCCCACCGAATCCGTAGAGTTAAATTGATCTACGCTGGAGTGTCCACTGACAGTAATTGCGGTTCCTACATTCGCCCCAACACTCTGGGCATATTCATCCGCCTTCTGTTTCACCTTTTTACAGGCACTCTTAATCGTTTCCACTTCCATGGCCTCCGCATTTTTCAGCTGAGACCAGATGCGGGATTCTTCCACAAAAGAGAATTGAGTCAATTCCTGTTCCAAAGTTTCAGCGTCATCCTTGCTAGAAAGAATCACTCTAAAATGTTGAGTAGCAACGAAGCCATCATCTCGACGTATGTTTTTCTCATAGGTCCAGTCCTTCTTTACGTCAACACTAGTCTGATCAACTCTCTTTTCATCAATATTCATTTTTTTGAAAAGAGCCATAACCTTTTCTCGATTGGCGTTCATCAAGGAGAAAGCCTTGCCCTTATCCTTATTCCTCTGAAAAATACTGAAGGTAGTGATGTATTCATCAGCAACGAACATATGCTGATCTTCACTTGCTACAGTGATGGTTCCGCGGCCGGTTTTCTCCAACACAGGCTTGGAATCAGGTAAGCCCAAGGCCGGGCTTTGAGAAACAACATCTTGTCCAGCACCATTCTGCTGATTCCACAGCAAGCCGAGGCAAACCGCAGACAGACCTGCAATCGCTACTAAAGAAACTTTGTTAGACATAAAGAACCTCCTTGTTTTCCTGCAATATACGCAATAAAGGAAACGCCGAGTACGGAATACGCAGCAAAAATTTACTTACACAATTTGGAATATTACTTTTTGGAAGTGGCCAAATTTGCAACCGCATTTACCACACAGGCAACCACGATGGTGGTGGTCATGCTGATGAGGGGCATCCAGGGCCAGCTAAAGATCCCGCCAAGAACCGCAGGCACCTTAAAGGCAGGAATTCCCTGCACAAGAATCAAGCTTCCCATACCGCAAAGGACTGCCACAATGACCACCCAACCGCGGAGTTTTTTCAGGCCAGTACCGAAGACTTTTTCTCCGAAGAACGCCAGCAGGAACATTCCAAGAAGGGGGCCCGTAAAGAGGCCGGTAAAGAACACGGCATTCTTCAAAAGGCTTCCCTGCTGGGTGGCCGCAAAGAGTGCACCGAACACGCCGAGAACACCCCACAGGACCGTCCACAGCTTTGCACGCTTGAGACCGCCAAGGCCTTCGTTTTCCTTCCAGCCAAAGAAATCCCTTTCGGACGTATTGCTGAGGGAATTGATGGCCCCAGAAAGGGAGCTCATGGCGGCAGCACAGATGGCAGCGACAATCAGGCCTGTTACACCTTGAGGCAGGCTATTTACAATAAAGTAAGGAAACACGTCATTCTGTCCAAGACCTTCGGGAAGAGGCGCGGACTTAGCCATCTGGTAGTAGACATAAAGCGCAGCACCCACCCAATAGAAGAGGATAGAAACCACAACGCCCAGCACCATGGAAAGTACGCTGGAACGGTTGGCGGCCTTTACATCCTTGCAGCTGAGGTAGCGCTGCACGAACTGCTGGTCGCAACCGCGGATGGCAATTTCCAGAATGGCGTAGGCAAAACCTGCAGAAATAAGAGTACGGGCATTGGAAATATCCAAGCTACCGTCAAACCATTTCGTCTTGCCGGCCTCCCCTGCCATGCGGGCCATCTCCCCAAGGCCGCCTACGGAATTGGAGATAATCAAAAGAACGAGAGCGCCACCGCCAAAGAACACGATAAACTGCATCACATCGGTCCAGATAACCGCCTTGATGCCGCCAAACCAGGTGTAGAAAATAGCGACGGCTGCAGAAACAATAATGGCCACCTTCAAGTCGATATGCAGAATCTGCGCGAGCACCAGGGACGGCGCATACAGCAGGATCCCCGTACGGAGTAACAAATGCAAGCAATAGAATACAGCGGCAAGTCTACGGACGGGCCTACCAAAACGAACTTCAAAAAGTTCGTAGGCGCTGGAAATTCCCGAATTCTGGAAGCGAGGAATAAAAACCTTCCCCACCACGAAAATACTGATGAAGGCGCCAATCTGGAACATGAGGAAAGTCATGTTGTCGCCATACACATCCGCAGGCGCCCCAAGGAAAGTGGTAGCGCTGACGGAGGTTGCAATAAGGCTAATGCCAACAGCAATCCAGGGCATGGAACCACCGCCCAGCATATATTCCTTCAGGTTCTTGTTACCGCGGGAAACCCACAGACCGATAAAGAGGGAAACCAGCAGATAGCCCACCAGGACTAGCCAATCAACAGCAGTAAACATAGGACCTCAGGAGGTTAGTTTGCAGCGGTATCGTCCAGAGAACGTTCTTCAAACTGGACAACACGGTTACGGCCGCTTTCCTTAGCCTTATACAAAGCCAGGTCAGCATTCTTCACCGCCTTTTCCATGTCGTTAAATCCAGGAGACACCAGGTAAGCACCAACGCTCACCGTCACCTTCAGCGGTTCTGCCTGGTGGATATCGAACACCAGCTTTTCAATAGCCTTACGGATACGTTCGGCAGTTTCGATCATGCCTTCAGCAGTAGTATCAATCAGACCCACCACGAATTCTTCGCCGCCGAAACGGCCCACCACATCAATATCCTTACGGATTTCAGCGCTGATGGTCTTCGCAAAGCCGTTAATCACCACGTCACCAATATTATGTCCGTAGGTATCGTTCACATGCTTGAAATGGTCAATGTCCATCATCAGGACACCGATATCGTACTTCATACGATTAGCACGAACCTGTTCGGTACGAAGTCTTTCAAAGAGGGTGCGCTTGTTCATGAGCCCCGTCATGCTGTCGCGGGAAGCCATTTCCTTACCATGTTCGAACTTGCGTGCACGGTCATAGGCAAAACCTGCAACCCCTGCAAAGGCCTTCAAAAGTTCCTTTTCATGTTCACTATAGGGACGGGGAAGTTTGCTTTCCAGACAGATAGCAATATCAGCCACCGCGGAATCCGGTTCAGCCGCAATAGGCATCACAAAAAGCTGACGGAGTTCCAGATTACGTTTTTCATTGTCATTCAAACGAGGTACGTAGTCATTAAAACCGGCAGAGAAGGTACGTTCCACAGGACGGTTACGCATCAAGGCAAGAACAAAGATGCCCTTGTC includes:
- a CDS encoding SIMPL domain-containing protein (The SIMPL domain is named for its presence in mouse protein SIMPL (signalling molecule that associates with mouse pelle-like kinase). Bacterial member BP26, from Brucella, was shown to assemble into a channel-like structure, while YggE from E. coli has been associated with resistance to oxidative stress.) translates to MSNKVSLVAIAGLSAVCLGLLWNQQNGAGQDVVSQSPALGLPDSKPVLEKTGRGTITVASEDQHMFVADEYITTFSIFQRNKDKGKAFSLMNANREKVMALFKKMNIDEKRVDQTSVDVKKDWTYEKNIRRDDGFVATQHFRVILSSKDDAETLEQELTQFSFVEESRIWSQLKNAEAMEVETIKSACKKVKQKADEYAQSVGANVGTAITVSGHSSVDQFNSTDSVGVFANVQASMRLVGKNESKNSYITVNQYENKKFLADKFIVSACIVIDGSNKELLYKQVAEKRGQIEDLAKNLGIAVSDVNTESLVISKKTKWELREDGGKNPIAARQNVTVNFRSKDAAVTFFSALAGIEHVLPRRAEPALSNEDSLRIQVTNLAGQKALARAKALAEGFGGKIGDVVNVGDNAASGLQDYMAVNEVVMDAQPRLYKAKMGRSGGFNDGLASLLGGGDGSMGMNIADSVEISSFISVVTELKY
- a CDS encoding sodium:solute symporter, whose translation is MFTAVDWLVLVGYLLVSLFIGLWVSRGNKNLKEYMLGGGSMPWIAVGISLIATSVSATTFLGAPADVYGDNMTFLMFQIGAFISIFVVGKVFIPRFQNSGISSAYELFEVRFGRPVRRLAAVFYCLHLLLRTGILLYAPSLVLAQILHIDLKVAIIVSAAVAIFYTWFGGIKAVIWTDVMQFIVFFGGGALVLLIISNSVGGLGEMARMAGEAGKTKWFDGSLDISNARTLISAGFAYAILEIAIRGCDQQFVQRYLSCKDVKAANRSSVLSMVLGVVVSILFYWVGAALYVYYQMAKSAPLPEGLGQNDVFPYFIVNSLPQGVTGLIVAAICAAAMSSLSGAINSLSNTSERDFFGWKENEGLGGLKRAKLWTVLWGVLGVFGALFAATQQGSLLKNAVFFTGLFTGPLLGMFLLAFFGEKVFGTGLKKLRGWVVIVAVLCGMGSLILVQGIPAFKVPAVLGGIFSWPWMPLISMTTTIVVACVVNAVANLATSKK